A region of Streptomyces sp. NBC_01750 DNA encodes the following proteins:
- a CDS encoding D-glucuronyl C5-epimerase family protein, with the protein MQPWRDRGAEKVDTAPHDAEGVRMFDVAGKLYDHPVGQIQFGLQNITSYRQTGDVFYLNRAAAQAKRLIDRRVEARGAWYFPYPFDWTQAVHTGIAYKAPWYSGMAQGEALSLFSQLVELGAVSDEESTSYKAAADGAFASLLRADDAKPWVVAKDDSGYLWIHEYPIDSPGTSDYTFNGFMFAALGLWDYYQLTRNPLAEQLFDGALTTVNAYFPVMRNKGWLSHYCRTHQIPSSSYHPIHINLLRQLHWLSGSVRHAYLSDVLMDDYPHPSLGPAGGTAAFTAGSYTLYKFDGAGEVTASKAVSFARNTQAPVAERLRIEGRGVHYLINAGAYAGWYVPEFFPKVYLLGEWFRSVYRPERTATFPANVSIACQKIDAYGTVIGTKTVEFANDSNAPFDRRSVVNGRPMVYITAGGLSGFWAPSSQVLSDGR; encoded by the coding sequence ATGCAGCCGTGGCGCGACCGGGGCGCCGAGAAGGTCGACACGGCACCGCACGACGCGGAGGGGGTCCGGATGTTCGATGTGGCCGGGAAGCTGTACGACCACCCGGTCGGGCAGATCCAGTTCGGCCTGCAGAACATCACGAGTTACCGGCAGACCGGCGACGTCTTCTATCTGAACCGCGCCGCGGCTCAGGCCAAGCGTCTGATCGACAGGAGGGTGGAAGCGCGTGGCGCCTGGTACTTCCCCTACCCGTTCGACTGGACCCAAGCCGTACACACCGGCATTGCCTACAAGGCACCCTGGTATTCCGGAATGGCTCAGGGTGAGGCTCTGAGCCTTTTCTCCCAACTGGTTGAGCTGGGTGCCGTTTCGGATGAGGAAAGCACCTCCTACAAAGCTGCAGCCGACGGCGCGTTCGCTTCACTACTGCGGGCGGACGACGCGAAGCCGTGGGTGGTGGCCAAGGACGATTCTGGATACCTCTGGATCCACGAGTACCCCATCGACTCCCCCGGTACGTCCGATTACACCTTCAACGGCTTCATGTTCGCGGCTCTGGGACTGTGGGACTACTACCAGCTCACCCGCAACCCGCTTGCCGAACAGCTCTTCGACGGTGCGCTGACCACCGTCAACGCCTACTTCCCCGTCATGCGGAACAAGGGATGGCTCTCGCACTACTGCCGGACCCACCAGATTCCGTCCTCCTCCTACCACCCCATCCACATCAACCTGTTGCGTCAGCTGCACTGGCTGTCCGGCAGTGTCCGCCACGCCTATCTGTCGGACGTGCTGATGGACGACTACCCGCACCCGAGTCTGGGCCCGGCCGGCGGGACGGCGGCCTTCACCGCGGGCAGCTACACGCTCTACAAATTCGACGGCGCCGGAGAGGTGACTGCCTCCAAGGCTGTGTCCTTCGCGCGCAACACACAGGCCCCGGTGGCGGAGCGGCTGCGGATCGAGGGGCGCGGAGTGCACTACCTGATCAACGCAGGTGCGTACGCGGGCTGGTACGTACCGGAGTTCTTCCCCAAGGTGTACCTCCTGGGGGAGTGGTTCCGGTCCGTCTACCGGCCGGAACGAACTGCCACATTCCCAGCAAACGTGAGTATCGCCTGCCAGAAGATTGACGCATACGGCACAGTCATCGGAACGAAGACGGTTGAGTTCGCCAATGACTCGAACGCCCCCTTCGACAGAAGATCCGTAGTCAATGGCCGGCCCATGGTGTACATCACAGCAGGCGGACTCTCAGGCTTCTGGGCACCGAGCTCTCAGGTGCTGAGCGACGGGCGCTGA